The region GTTTGGTCGATAAATACTGAGCCTTGCCCTGAAGCCCACTTTGCAGTCTTTCCACGTGCGCTCGTGAGGCCATGTATGCTGTCTGGCAGTCGAGTTGACGACCTCGTTCTTGATCCATTCTATGGGGTCGGAACGGTTGGAATAGTAGCAAAGGAACTAGGGCGGCGCTGTGTTGGGATTGAACTAAAGGACGAATATGTAGCTATTGCCAATCGGCGAACTAATGCAGTCCAGGCTACCCTTAGTCCTGAGGAATAAGAAACTCCCAAACCGCATGAACCTTGCAATATGCCTTTCGCAGATTCTTTATTTGCAGTTTTCGCTCACTACCACCATCGAAATACAAATCGAAAAGAGCGCCTCCATCTTGGTCGCATACGTAACAATATCCAGGCTTAGGAAATTGTTTGCTACTAACCATCATTTCCAGCTTCCCAGCTTGTGCTCTTAAGAGAATTTGCTTAGGTATTTCGACAAGCTCATATTTCCATTGTGGGCCTTTTAAAAGGGAACGAAGGCTTAAAATTCTGTCATAGCTCTTCAAATGAGAAAGGAACTGATTGCGTAAGCCTTCGAGATCAGCGGGGTTATCACCCCAATGTCCTTTTCCGAGTTCCATAAACTTGCTGATCCAAAGGGCTTCTTCTCTTATCCCCTTATCAGCCTGGGTCTTGAGCGAGAGCTTAACCCCGTCAACAGTAATATCATGACCAGGATTGGTCTTTGGCGCAAGAATGGCCTTATGCCCATCCATATTCAGAACCTTAACTAAGACATGCTCAAATTTATCCTTAGTAAAAGGTTCCGATGAGAAACTATGATGCACACGGATTGCATCCCCAAAGTTCTGTAAGGTTATCGTATCGAATATATCCGATTCGTTTAGAGTATATTCATGTTCAGCGCTAAAAACGGTAATAACACGTTGTAGCCAGTGTAGTTGGCCAGTAGTTAATTCTGGAATGGTACGTATTAGCGACTCTACAAGCCGCAACTTATCATCAGTCATATTGTCTCGAAGATCAATTCCGTTTTTACCTTACGGTTAGCACCACTCTATCCGTTTGATTGGAACTTATCAAGTAAGGGCGATTGCTCGTCTTGTGTGCTTCAACCGCGTCAAAATGACTTCGGCTATTGCATTTAATCTATAGGGGTCGAGGCTAAATCTCATTCTCAAAATCTGTGGCACAGTTAAAACGGCATACATCTGCAATGCTCACAGCATGAGTGCCTTGTTGCCGTGGTCGAGTGCATGTAGATGTAACCAGGAAGTAGAAAAGACTACATTTTATGATTGCCTAGGCTTCTTAAATAGGTGTGATACGCTCGCTTTTCCTCTTTTGTAAGATCGGCAACAATGCGCTTGCCTGTCGCCAAATCCTCGCCAACAGCTTTTCCGTGCTTAAGGATTTCTTCCAGTGTCGTTATGTTTACTAT is a window of Verrucomicrobia bacterium CG1_02_43_26 DNA encoding:
- a CDS encoding restriction endonuclease, with protein sequence MTDDKLRLVESLIRTIPELTTGQLHWLQRVITVFSAEHEYTLNESDIFDTITLQNFGDAIRVHHSFSSEPFTKDKFEHVLVKVLNMDGHKAILAPKTNPGHDITVDGVKLSLKTQADKGIREEALWISKFMELGKGHWGDNPADLEGLRNQFLSHLKSYDRILSLRSLLKGPQWKYELVEIPKQILLRAQAGKLEMMVSSKQFPKPGYCYVCDQDGGALFDLYFDGGSERKLQIKNLRKAYCKVHAVWEFLIPQD